Proteins from one Panicum virgatum strain AP13 chromosome 7K, P.virgatum_v5, whole genome shotgun sequence genomic window:
- the LOC120640232 gene encoding uncharacterized protein LOC120640232 produces the protein MPGWRKAWLSVLDRAGGGGGGSSSGSLQAHLQGHHSPSSSSSSLASYKRGGKYGGGLVSGKAVVGCFSAALALAFFYVYVSVAGGPAADGSFPAPVASSSGTLLSWLSSNSSTAAPRKSLLPRPPVPPAVAAGGAAEQSDARNATGASRPVHQGSAVGDSPASEVGEGQATPVTGQTATDNAQGPPLGEDAGNATLGSGSEPAGNGTREEEPQAEATTPVLPWRRKDGAWPSTNAVVGAPGAERR, from the exons ATGCCAGGGTGGAGGAAGGCGTGGCTGTCGGTGCTGGaccgagccggcggcggcggcggcggcagcagcagcggctccCTGCAGGCGCACCTGCAGGGCCACCACTCcccgtcctcctcgtcgtcctccctCGCCAGCTACAAGCGGGGCGGTAAGTACGGCGGCGGCCTCGTGAGCGGCAAGGCGGTGGTGGGCTGCTTCTCCGCGGCGCTCGCTCTCGCCTTCTTCTACGTCTACGTCTCCGTCGCCGGCGGGCCGGCCGCCGACGGCTCCTTCCCCGCCCCGGTCGCATCGTCGTCCGGGACCCTCCTGTCGTGGCTGTCGTCGAACtcgtccacggcggcgccgaggaaATCGCTCCTCCCCCGCCCTCCCGTTCCTCCTGCGGTggccgcgggcggcgctgcTGAGCAGAGCGACGCGCGGAACGCGACAGGGGCGTCGCGCCCCGTGCACCAGGGCAGCGCGGTGGGGGACTCGCCGGCTTCGGAAGTCGGCGAGGGGCAAGCGACACCGGTGACCGGGCAGACGGCGACGGACAACGCGCAGGGTCCTCCCCTCGGCGAGGACGCCGGGAACGCCACCCTCGGTTCCGGTTCCGAACCCGCCGGTAACGGCACCAGGGAAGAAGAGCCCCAAGCGGAAGCCACGACGCCGGTCCTGCCATGGCGAAGGAAAGATGGAGCATGGCCTTCCACCAACGCCGTCGTCGGCGCCCCCG GAGCAGAGAGGAGGTAA